A region of the Pseudonocardia cypriaca genome:
CCGCCGTCGACTCGGCCCGCCCAGCACCCGTCCGGGCGTCGGCAACCGGGCGGCCGCCATCGGTGCCGCTGCCACCGTCGCGGTGGCGGTGACCGTCGCAGTGCTCGCCCTCGCCTGGTGACGCCGAAGACGGGGCGTGCGGCGCGCCGGCACCGCCCTCGTCACGGCTGCGTGCGAGGCCCCTCCGGCTCGTTCGACGGAGGCGCACCGGGTTCCGGGCGCTCGCGCCGGACCCGGTTACCGATCTCCCCGACGCTGGCGTCGACCGCGGCGGACAACCCGGTCAGCGCGCGGCGCGCGCCCTCCTGGACCTCGGGGGCACGGAGCCGATCGCCGAGCCCGGTCAGCGCCGCGTCCACCGACTTCAACGATGGTCGCTTGCTCGGGCCCTGCGTCGCCTCGGGCTGCGTGGGCGCCTCCCCGTGGGCCTGTTTCGGGCGCAGCTCCGCCGCAAGGGCCTTGAGCTCGCCGCCGACCGCGGTCCAGGCCTCCTTCGCATCGCCTGCGGGAGGCGGGTCCATCCGAGACCGCGGCTGCGCGTCCTCGGCCGCCTGGGGAAGCAGCACCCACGCCACCAGGTAGGCGAGCACCGCGGCACCGCCGGAGACCAGCCCGACCAGCACCACCGCGATGCGCACGAGCACGGGGTCGACCCCGACGCTGCGGGCGATCCCCCCGCACACTCCCCCCAGGACGCGGTCGGAACGGCTGCGCTCGACCCGAACCGGCTGCTGCCGGCGCTCGCCCGGTTCCGGATTGCTCGGTTGGCTCGTCGTCATGGGACCACCGTCGCCCTGTTCGTCGGCAGTGGACAAGGGCCGAAGGGCCCTGCGGGCGAGCCGGCGACATGGTCGAGGGCACGCGAGTCGTGGTCAACCGACCCTGGAATCTGTCGACCGTCGCTCCGTACCCGTGCAGCACGAGAACGGCCTTGCTACCGCGCCAGGCCGGGAGACGTCGAGGTCGGAAGCGTGTCGGCTGAAGATGCCCACGAGGCCCACGGCAGGACCTTCGGCCCTGGTCACTCGCAGCGCCGATCGGTCACGCTCCGGGGCGATACGTCACCCGATCCCGTCCTGGAGAGTCCATGTTCAACGAGCCTCCGGCCGAGCCCGCAGGCCACCACGATCCGGCTGTCGTCGCGGCTATCGCCCGGCTGTCCGCCGAATTCGCCGAGAACGTGCGGCCGGCCGTGATCAGCCGAGTAGTGGTG
Encoded here:
- a CDS encoding three-helix bundle dimerization domain-containing protein → MFNEPPAEPAGHHDPAVVAAIARLSAEFAENVRPAVISRVVVGSRRDLSGAPVPAMPEFVERLARQRLLQSAAR
- a CDS encoding PspC domain-containing protein, whose protein sequence is MTTSQPSNPEPGERRQQPVRVERSRSDRVLGGVCGGIARSVGVDPVLVRIAVVLVGLVSGGAAVLAYLVAWVLLPQAAEDAQPRSRMDPPPAGDAKEAWTAVGGELKALAAELRPKQAHGEAPTQPEATQGPSKRPSLKSVDAALTGLGDRLRAPEVQEGARRALTGLSAAVDASVGEIGNRVRRERPEPGAPPSNEPEGPRTQP